One part of the Eubalaena glacialis isolate mEubGla1 chromosome 19, mEubGla1.1.hap2.+ XY, whole genome shotgun sequence genome encodes these proteins:
- the RAB5C gene encoding ras-related protein Rab-5C codes for MAGRGGAARPNGPAAGNKICQFKLVLLGESAVGKSSLVLRFVKGQFHEYQESTIGAAFLTQTVCLDDTTVKFEIWDTAGQERYHSLAPMYYRGAQAAIVVYDITNTDTFARAKNWVKELQRQASPNIVIALAGNKADLASKRAVEFQEAQAYAEDNSLLFMETSAKTAMNVNEIFMAIAKKLPKNEPQNTACAPGRNRGVDLQENNPASRSQCCSN; via the exons ATGGCGGGTCGGGGAGGTGCAGCACGACCCAACGGACCAGCTGCTGGGAACAAGATCTGTCAGTTTAAGCTGGTCCTGCTGGGGGAGTCCGCAGTGGGCAAATCCAGCCTCGTCCTCCGCTTTGTCAAGGGTCAATTCCACGAGTACCAGGAGAGCACAATTGGAG CGGCCTTCCTCACACAGACCGTCTGCTTGGACGACACAACAGTCAAGTTTGAGATCTGGGACACAGCTGGACAGGAGCGGTATCACAGCCTGGCCCCCATGTACTATCGGGGGGCCCAGGCTGCCATCGTGGTCTACGACATCACCAACACA GATACGTTTGCAAGGGCCAAGAACTGGGTGAAGGAGTTGCAGAGGCAGGCCAGCCCCAACATCGTCATCGCGCTCGCGGGCAACAAGGCCGACCTGGCCAGCAAGAGAGCCGTGGAGTTCCAG GAAGCACAAGCCTATGCAGAGGACAACAGTTTGCTGTTTATGGAGACGTCGGCAAAGACTGCGATGAACGTGAATGAAATTTTCATGGCAATAG CTAAGAAGCTTCCCAAGAACGAGCCCCAGAATACAGCTTGTGCTCCGGGCCGGAACCGAGGAGTGGACCTCCAGGAGAACAACCCTGCCAGCCGGAGCCAGTGCTGCAGCAACTGA
- the HSPB9 gene encoding heat shock protein beta-9, which yields MQRVGSSLPNGSQSASRCPSVAFTEQNQVTTLPVQQLTADAAAVRGNVHAEDGFQMKMYAHGFTPEELVVQVDGGCLMVTGQRQLEGCDPDGSGFRVAQKVHQQMSLPPDLDPAAMTCCLTPSGQLCVRGQCRVLPSPEAQTGPASRLRSRGSKKGSKLA from the coding sequence ATGCAGCGGGTCGGTAGCAGTCTCCCCAACGGGAGCCAGTCGGCGTCCCGATGTCCCAGCGTGGCCTTTACTGAACAGAACCAGGTGACCACCCTGCCGGTGCAGCAGCTCACGGCAGATGCGGCAGCTGTACGGGGCAACGTCCATGCGGAGGATGGCTTCCAGATGAAGATGTATGCCCACGGCTTCACCCCTGAGGAGCTGGTGGTTCAAGTGGACGGCGGATGCCTGATGGTGACTGGCCAGCGGCAACTGGAGGGCTGTGACCCGGATGGGAGCGGCTTCCGCGTGGCGCAGAAGGTGCACCAGCAAATGTCATTACCACCGGACCTGGATCCCGCCGCCATGACTTGCTGCCTGACCCCCTCTGGCCAGCTGTGCGTCCGTGGCCAGTGCCGGGTGCTGCCTTCCCCTGAAGCCCAAACAGGACCCGCCTCGAGACTCAGGAGCCGTGGCTCTAAGAAGGGTTCCAAACTAGCCTGA
- the KAT2A gene encoding histone acetyltransferase KAT2A isoform X2, which yields MTEPSQASTPAPAAQPRPLQSPAPAPTPTPTLSPASAPTPAPTPASAPAPATAPAGSTGTGGPGGGSGGTGSGGDPARPGLSQQQRASQRKAQVRGLPRAKKLEKLGVFSACKANETCKCNGWKNPKPPTAPRMDLQQPAANLSELCRSCEHPLADHVSHLENVSEDEINRLLGMVVDVENLFMSVHKEEDTDTKQVYFYLFKLLRKCILQMTRPVVEGSLGSPPFEKPNIEQGVLNFVQYKFSHLAPRERQTMFELSKMFLLCLNYWKLETPAQFRQRSQAEDVATYKVNYTRWLCYCHVPQSCDSLPRYETTHVFGRSLLRSIFTVTRRQLLEKFRVEKDKLVPEKRTLILTHFPKFLSMLEEEIYGANSPIWESGFTMPPSEGTQLVPRPATVSAAVVPSAPIFSPTMAGGSNSSLSLDSGGAEPMPGEKRKLPENLTLEDAKRLRVMGDIPMELVNEVMLTITDPAAMLGPETSLLSANAARDETARLEERRGIIEFHVIGNSLTPKANRRVLLWLVGLQNVFSHQLPRMPKEYIARLVFDPKHKTLALIKDGRVIGGICFRMFPTQGFTEIVFCAVTSNEQVKGYGTHLMNHLKEYHIKHNILYFLTYADEYAIGYFKKQGFSKDIKVPKSRYLGYIKDYEGATLMECELNPRIPYTELSHIIKKQKEIIKKLIERKQAQIRKVYPGLSCFKEGVRQIPVESVPGIRETGWKPLGKEKGKELKDPDQLYTTLKNLLAQIKSHPSAWPFMEPVKKSEAPDYYEVIRFPIDLKTMTERLRSRYYVTRKLFVADLQRVIANCREYNPPDSEYCRCASALEKFFYFKLKEGGLIDK from the exons ATGACGGAACCTTCCCAGGCCTCGACCCCGGCCCCGGCCGCGCAGCCCCGTCCCCTTCagtccccagcccccgccccaacTCCGACTCCTACCCTCAGCCCGGCTTCGGCCCCGACTCCGGCTCCCACTCCGGcatcagccccagccccagctacAGCCCCAGCCGGGAGCACAGGGACTGGGGGGCCCGGGGGAGGAAGTGGGGGTACCGGGAGCGGGGGTGATCCGGCTCGACCTGGCCTGAGCCAGCAGCAGCGCGCCAGCCAGAGGAAGGCGCAAGTCCGGGGGCTGCCGCGCGCCAAGAAGCTTGAGAAGCTAGGGGTCTTCTCGGCTTGcaag GCCAATGAAACCTGCAAGTGTAATGGCTGGAAAAACCCCAAGCCCCCCACTGCACCCCGCATGGACCTGCAGCAGCCAGCTGCCAACCTGAGCGAGCTGTGCCGCAGCTGTGAGCACCCCTTGG CCGACCACGTGTCCCACCTGGAGAATGTGTCAGAGGATGAGATTAACCGGCTCTTGGGGATGGTGGTGGACGTGGAGAATCTGTTCATGTCTGTTCACAAGGAGGAGGATACGGACACCAAGCAGGTCTATTTCTACCTCTTCAAG CTCCTGCGGAAATGCATCCTGCAGATGACTCGGCCCGTGGTGGAGGGGTCCCTGGGCAGCCCCCCATTTGAGAAGCCTAATATTGAGCAG GGTGTGCTGAACTTTGTGCAGTACAAGTTTAGTCATCTGGCTCCCCGGGAGCGGCAGACAATGTTCGAGCTCTCGAAGATGTTCCTGCTCTGCCTTAACTACTGGAAGCTTGAGACGCCTGCCCAATTTCGGCAGAGGTCTCAGGCCGAGGACGTGGCTACCTACAAGGTCAATTATACCAG ATGGCTCTGTTACTGCCACGTGCCCCAGAGCTGCGATAGCCTTCCCCGGTACGAGACCACTCACGTCTTTGGGCGGAGCCTTCTCCGCTCCATCTTCACCGTTACCCGGCGACAGCTGCTGGAGAAGTTCCGGGTGGAGAAGGACAAGCTGGTGCCCGAGAAGAGGACCCTCATCCTCACCCACTTCCCCAA ATTCCTGTCTATGCTGGAGGAGGAGATCTACGGGGCAAACTCTCCAATCTGGGAGTCGGGCTTCACCATGCCGCCCTCAGAGGGAACCCAGCTGGTGCCCCGGCCGG CTACAGTCAGCGCTGCGGTTGTTCCCAGCGCCCCCATCTTCAGTCCCACCATGGCTGGGGGCAGCAACAGCTCCTTGAGCCTGGATTCCGGAGGGGCTGAGCCCATGCCAG GCGAGAAGAGGAAGCTCCCAGAGAACCTGACCCTGGAGGATGCCAAACGGCTCCGTGTGATGGGCGACATCCCCATGGAGCTCGTCAATGAGGTCATGCTCACCATCACGGATCCCGCGGCCATGCTCGGGCCTGAG ACGAGCTTGCTGTCGGCCAACGCCGCTCGGGATGAGACTGCCCGCCTGGAGGAGCGCCGCGGCATCATCGAGTTCCACGTCATCGGCAACTCACTCACACCCAAGGCCAACCGGCGGGTGTTGCTGTGGCTCGTAGGGCTGCAGAACGTCTTCTCCCACCAGCTGCCACGCATGCCCAAGGAGTACATCGCCCGCCTCGTCTTTGACCC GAAGCACAAGACTCTGGCCTTGATCAAGGACGGGCGGGTCATTGGTGGGATCTGCTTCCGCATGTTTCCCACCCAGGGCTTCACGGAGATTGTTTTCTGCGCTGTCACCTCAAACGAGCAGGTCAAG GGCTATGGGACTCACCTGATGAACCACCTGAAGGAGTATCACATCAAACACAACATTCTCTACTTCCTCACCTACGCCGACGAGTACGCCATTGGCTACTTCAAGAAGCAG GGCTTCTCCAAGGACATCAAGGTGCCCAAGAGCCGCTACTTGGGCTACATTAAGGACTATGAGGGGGCGACACTGATGGAGTGTGAGCTGAACCCTCGAATTCCCTACACGGAGCTGTCCCACATCATCAAGAAGCAGAAGGag ATCATCAAGAAGCTGATTGAGCGCAAACAGGCGCAGATCCGAAAGGTCTACCCCGGGCTCAGTTGCTTCAAGGAGGGTGTGAGGCAGATCCCTGTGGAGAGCGTCCCCGGCATTC GAGAGACGGGCTGGAAGCcgctggggaaggagaaggg GAAGGAGCTGAAGGACCCAGACCAGCTCTACACGACCCTCAAAAACCTGCTGGCCCAGATCAAG TCCCACCCCAGTGCCTGGCCCTTCATGGAGCCCGTGAAGAAGTCGGAGGCCCCAGACTACTACGAGGTCATCCGCTTCCCCATCG ACCTGAAGACCATGACAGAGAGGCTGCGCAGCCGCTACTATGTGACCCGGAAGCTCTTTGTAGCTGACCTGCAGCGGGTCATCGCCAACTGCCGCGAGTACAACCCCCCGGACAGCGAGTACTGCCGCTGCGCCAGTGCCCTGGAGAAGTTCTTCTACTTCAAGCTCAAGGAGGGCGGGCTCATTGACAAGTAG
- the KAT2A gene encoding histone acetyltransferase KAT2A isoform X1, whose translation MTEPSQASTPAPAAQPRPLQSPAPAPTPTPTLSPASAPTPAPTPASAPAPATAPAGSTGTGGPGGGSGGTGSGGDPARPGLSQQQRASQRKAQVRGLPRAKKLEKLGVFSACKANETCKCNGWKNPKPPTAPRMDLQQPAANLSELCRSCEHPLADHVSHLENVSEDEINRLLGMVVDVENLFMSVHKEEDTDTKQVYFYLFKLLRKCILQMTRPVVEGSLGSPPFEKPNIEQGVLNFVQYKFSHLAPRERQTMFELSKMFLLCLNYWKLETPAQFRQRSQAEDVATYKVNYTRWLCYCHVPQSCDSLPRYETTHVFGRSLLRSIFTVTRRQLLEKFRVEKDKLVPEKRTLILTHFPKFLSMLEEEIYGANSPIWESGFTMPPSEGTQLVPRPATVSAAVVPSAPIFSPTMAGGSNSSLSLDSGGAEPMPAGEKRKLPENLTLEDAKRLRVMGDIPMELVNEVMLTITDPAAMLGPETSLLSANAARDETARLEERRGIIEFHVIGNSLTPKANRRVLLWLVGLQNVFSHQLPRMPKEYIARLVFDPKHKTLALIKDGRVIGGICFRMFPTQGFTEIVFCAVTSNEQVKGYGTHLMNHLKEYHIKHNILYFLTYADEYAIGYFKKQGFSKDIKVPKSRYLGYIKDYEGATLMECELNPRIPYTELSHIIKKQKEIIKKLIERKQAQIRKVYPGLSCFKEGVRQIPVESVPGIRETGWKPLGKEKGKELKDPDQLYTTLKNLLAQIKSHPSAWPFMEPVKKSEAPDYYEVIRFPIDLKTMTERLRSRYYVTRKLFVADLQRVIANCREYNPPDSEYCRCASALEKFFYFKLKEGGLIDK comes from the exons ATGACGGAACCTTCCCAGGCCTCGACCCCGGCCCCGGCCGCGCAGCCCCGTCCCCTTCagtccccagcccccgccccaacTCCGACTCCTACCCTCAGCCCGGCTTCGGCCCCGACTCCGGCTCCCACTCCGGcatcagccccagccccagctacAGCCCCAGCCGGGAGCACAGGGACTGGGGGGCCCGGGGGAGGAAGTGGGGGTACCGGGAGCGGGGGTGATCCGGCTCGACCTGGCCTGAGCCAGCAGCAGCGCGCCAGCCAGAGGAAGGCGCAAGTCCGGGGGCTGCCGCGCGCCAAGAAGCTTGAGAAGCTAGGGGTCTTCTCGGCTTGcaag GCCAATGAAACCTGCAAGTGTAATGGCTGGAAAAACCCCAAGCCCCCCACTGCACCCCGCATGGACCTGCAGCAGCCAGCTGCCAACCTGAGCGAGCTGTGCCGCAGCTGTGAGCACCCCTTGG CCGACCACGTGTCCCACCTGGAGAATGTGTCAGAGGATGAGATTAACCGGCTCTTGGGGATGGTGGTGGACGTGGAGAATCTGTTCATGTCTGTTCACAAGGAGGAGGATACGGACACCAAGCAGGTCTATTTCTACCTCTTCAAG CTCCTGCGGAAATGCATCCTGCAGATGACTCGGCCCGTGGTGGAGGGGTCCCTGGGCAGCCCCCCATTTGAGAAGCCTAATATTGAGCAG GGTGTGCTGAACTTTGTGCAGTACAAGTTTAGTCATCTGGCTCCCCGGGAGCGGCAGACAATGTTCGAGCTCTCGAAGATGTTCCTGCTCTGCCTTAACTACTGGAAGCTTGAGACGCCTGCCCAATTTCGGCAGAGGTCTCAGGCCGAGGACGTGGCTACCTACAAGGTCAATTATACCAG ATGGCTCTGTTACTGCCACGTGCCCCAGAGCTGCGATAGCCTTCCCCGGTACGAGACCACTCACGTCTTTGGGCGGAGCCTTCTCCGCTCCATCTTCACCGTTACCCGGCGACAGCTGCTGGAGAAGTTCCGGGTGGAGAAGGACAAGCTGGTGCCCGAGAAGAGGACCCTCATCCTCACCCACTTCCCCAA ATTCCTGTCTATGCTGGAGGAGGAGATCTACGGGGCAAACTCTCCAATCTGGGAGTCGGGCTTCACCATGCCGCCCTCAGAGGGAACCCAGCTGGTGCCCCGGCCGG CTACAGTCAGCGCTGCGGTTGTTCCCAGCGCCCCCATCTTCAGTCCCACCATGGCTGGGGGCAGCAACAGCTCCTTGAGCCTGGATTCCGGAGGGGCTGAGCCCATGCCAG CAGGCGAGAAGAGGAAGCTCCCAGAGAACCTGACCCTGGAGGATGCCAAACGGCTCCGTGTGATGGGCGACATCCCCATGGAGCTCGTCAATGAGGTCATGCTCACCATCACGGATCCCGCGGCCATGCTCGGGCCTGAG ACGAGCTTGCTGTCGGCCAACGCCGCTCGGGATGAGACTGCCCGCCTGGAGGAGCGCCGCGGCATCATCGAGTTCCACGTCATCGGCAACTCACTCACACCCAAGGCCAACCGGCGGGTGTTGCTGTGGCTCGTAGGGCTGCAGAACGTCTTCTCCCACCAGCTGCCACGCATGCCCAAGGAGTACATCGCCCGCCTCGTCTTTGACCC GAAGCACAAGACTCTGGCCTTGATCAAGGACGGGCGGGTCATTGGTGGGATCTGCTTCCGCATGTTTCCCACCCAGGGCTTCACGGAGATTGTTTTCTGCGCTGTCACCTCAAACGAGCAGGTCAAG GGCTATGGGACTCACCTGATGAACCACCTGAAGGAGTATCACATCAAACACAACATTCTCTACTTCCTCACCTACGCCGACGAGTACGCCATTGGCTACTTCAAGAAGCAG GGCTTCTCCAAGGACATCAAGGTGCCCAAGAGCCGCTACTTGGGCTACATTAAGGACTATGAGGGGGCGACACTGATGGAGTGTGAGCTGAACCCTCGAATTCCCTACACGGAGCTGTCCCACATCATCAAGAAGCAGAAGGag ATCATCAAGAAGCTGATTGAGCGCAAACAGGCGCAGATCCGAAAGGTCTACCCCGGGCTCAGTTGCTTCAAGGAGGGTGTGAGGCAGATCCCTGTGGAGAGCGTCCCCGGCATTC GAGAGACGGGCTGGAAGCcgctggggaaggagaaggg GAAGGAGCTGAAGGACCCAGACCAGCTCTACACGACCCTCAAAAACCTGCTGGCCCAGATCAAG TCCCACCCCAGTGCCTGGCCCTTCATGGAGCCCGTGAAGAAGTCGGAGGCCCCAGACTACTACGAGGTCATCCGCTTCCCCATCG ACCTGAAGACCATGACAGAGAGGCTGCGCAGCCGCTACTATGTGACCCGGAAGCTCTTTGTAGCTGACCTGCAGCGGGTCATCGCCAACTGCCGCGAGTACAACCCCCCGGACAGCGAGTACTGCCGCTGCGCCAGTGCCCTGGAGAAGTTCTTCTACTTCAAGCTCAAGGAGGGCGGGCTCATTGACAAGTAG